CTCCTCGAGAATAGGATCCGGGACGTCCTCGACGCTGACCTGTCTTTTTCCCTGCCAGGTAAGAGCTTTCACTGCATCTCCTCTTCCCGAAGCTCCAAGGACTGGTCCTGGAGCTCCGAATTGGACTGGCCCTCATCTTCACGCCGACCCATGTGGCGCACAACTCATGAGAGCTGGTAGGGGAGGGTTGCGCGCACCATTCTCCGGACACGCCCCCAGGCGCGGCCCTCTAGTCGTTCCCCTGAAAGCCGCGCCAGGTCAACGCTCCAGGGCTGGCCCGGAGACTCGAGCAGCACGGATTCGTCGATTCTCACGACTGCGAGCACGTCCAGGCTTGCTCCAGGTCCGATGGAGGCTCCGCCCCGAGACGAAGGTCCTGATTCGGGTCGGTCGGGGATACTGGGGGAGGCCGTGCAACTTAACAGGAGTGAAGAAGACGTGAAGGCAGAGCTGTGGTCGACGATCGAATCGGGTAGCCACGATGTCAGGCTGGTCGTGTGCGACATGGATGGAACGCTGCTGGACGACAAGGGGGCCGTACCGGAAACGTTCTGGTCCCTCGTCGATGAGATGGACAGGCGCGGCATCGTCTTCGCGCCAGCCAGTGGCCGGCAGTACGCGACGCTCGCGCGGATGTTCGAGGCCCACGATTCGGTCCGCACCTTCATCGCCGACAACGGCACGAAGGTCATCCAGGATGGAGAGGCTGTCTCCCTCACGCCGATCGAGCGGGACACCGCCGTGCGCGTCATCGACGATGTGCGCCGGGCGACCCACCGGGATCTCGGCCTCGTCGTCGGCGGTGCCGAGCGAGCCTACGTCGAGCGGAAGGACGATCGCTTCGTCAACGAGGCGGCCCGCTACAACATCGACCTCGAGATCGTCGATGACCTCAAGGACGTCGACGATCATTTCCTCAAGATGGCGACGTTCGACTTCGACGGCGTCGAGGGCATCGTCGATGACGTGTTCCCGGGTGATTGGGACGGTGCCCAGGTCGTCGTCTCCGCGACCCACTGGATCGATGTCATGTCGAACCGCGCCAACAAGGGTACCGCTGTCGTCGATCTGCAGAAGCATCTCGACGTCACCCCCGCCCAGACGGTCGTCTTCGGCGACTTCCTCAACGATCTCGAGATGATCCAGCAGGCCGAGCTGTCCTTCGCCATGGAGAATGCCCACCAGGGCATCCTCGACGCCGCCCGCTACATTGCGCCGAGCAACAGTGAGCACGGTGTCGTCACCGTGCTCAAGCACATGCTCAACCTCTGAGGAACAGCCGGCAGTAAAGAAGGCGAACCAAGAACGAAGCAGCGCCCGACCATCGGTCGGGCGCTGCCCCCGCTCAAGAATGCGGCGAGCGGGGCTGGGGGATGACTGCGGCGCGAAGAGAGGCTCTACTGATCGCGCCGCGGCCACCTAGTTGAGGGAGACGACGATCGGGTCCCCGAAGAACTCGTCCGAGTCGAGCTCGAGGGCCACCGGGCTCGCATCGGCCGGGATGTCGAACAGGAGCACGCCGTCCATGGAGACGCCGGGGTTGATCTTCTCGAAGCTGAACGTGTTGTCGTCGAGGTAGATCGAGTCGCTCGAGGTTGAATGCTTGCGGCCCTGCTCGTCGACGAGCACCTGGTCGCTGTCGAAGAAGTACTCCGCCTCATTCGAGGTGTTGAGGACCGTGACGCGAACGAGGACGAACTGCCCCGACGGCTCGGCATTGAGGTACTCGCTGCCGACAGCGGCCACTGATGCCTCGACTCCGTGGACTGTCACGTCGAAGTTGCCGGTATTGACTGTTGATCCAATGCCCGCGGAGGGTGCCGACTCGTCGGCGGGCTCCTCGGCGGCCTCGTCTTCCGCCGGCTCCTCCTCGACGGCGTTCTCTGCCTCTGCCGCCCCATCATCCGCGCCAGCATCAACAGCCGGTGCCGTTGTCCTGGTCTCGGCCGCGGAGTCGTCTCCGCCGCCGAAGGCGGTGGCGAGGAATCCGATGACGACGAGGACGAGAAGTGCGGTGAGGATCTTGTGCCGGGCGAACCAGCTCTTCTGCTTCTCGACGGTGGGTGCGCTTGCCATGGTGTCTCCTAGTTGTTCGGCTGGCTTTCTGCTCTTCAGGCTAGGAGGGGGCTGCCGGGATGCGGATCGGCCGATCGGTCAGTCTCTGCCAACCGATCGGATGATCATGGTCCGGAGCGGGCCGACCTATCATTCCCTTATGGATAGAGGAACGTGGACGAGCCGCAGCCGCTCGGCTCTTCGGCAGTGGGCGATCACTGTGAGCGCCGCCTTCGTCGTCCTCCTCAGCGTAGGAACAGCGCTCGGGGCCATGACCGAAGCCGACGTGCCCGGGTGGGCGGAGGGCCTCATCTATGGGTATGGGCTCCTCTCCCTCGCCGCCGGCGTCTGGTGCGTCCGCCTCATCCACACCCGTGACCGCGACATCCGTCGATCCACCCTCCTGCTCGGGGTGCTGCAGACTGCCCTACCGGTCGGCCCGGTCATGGGATTCGCGCTGCCCCGCTTCATCCGGACCCAGCCGGAGAGGGAGGCCGCCACTGCCTCAGCCCTCTACGGAGCCAGCCTCATCCTCGTCCTGTGGCGGGACATGCTCGGGCAGACGACGGGCACCTCGATGGTGCGGACCTTCGCGGGCGGGGAGTCCGACCAGGCTGTGACCGTCGGGCCGCTCAGCCTCATCACGATCTACCTCCTCACCCTCCTCATCCCCATCGGCATCGGCCTCTACCAACGCTCGAAGGAGCGTCTCGCGGGCGCCGAGGAGGAGCTGGCGGCAACCGGGCAGACGGCCGCCGACATGTCGACCCGGCTCAGCCGCAAGGAGGAGCGGGAGATGATCGCCCGCGAAATCCACGACAGGATCGGACATCGGCTCTCACTTGTCGCGCTCTATGCGGGTGGGCTGGAGATGACGGGGGAGGATGCGGAGGTCAACGGCCGCCTGCGCCAGGTCCGCCGCTCCGCGCAGGAGGCGATCGACGACCTCCAGGACCTCATCCGGATCATGCGGGACCCGACCAGCGGCGAGTTCGTCCCCGAGTCGCATTCCCTTGCCGACCTCGCGGAGGTCATCGAGAGCGTGCTCGGCGCAGGACACCAGGTGAGCTCGACGGTCATGATCGACGATCCGGCCTCCGCGCCGGAGCTGCTGACCAGCGCCGCCTTCCGCATCGTCCAAGAGCTGCTGACGAACTCCATCAAGCACGCCCCGAACTCCCCGGTCAGGGTCAGGGTCGTCGGCGGCCCAGGGGAGGGGCTGTCGATCACCGTTGTCAACGGCATCGAACATGATGCTGGGGCGAGCGCACGGGCGGGCGGGCTCGTCGGCGTCCAGGAGCGCGCCGAGGCGCTGGGCGGCTGGACGGAGGTCGCCCGCGACGCGGGCGAATTCAGGGTCCGGGCCTGGATGCCATGGGGGTCGGACACCGCCCGCTGATAGCATCCTTCCATGATGGAAGAGCCGCCGATCAGGGTCCTCGTGGTCGATGATCACCCCATCGTCATCAACGGACTGACTCAGGTCATCGAAGGCGGCGGCAAGGGTCGAATCATCGTCAGCGGCACAGCCGCCAATGGTCTTGAGGCCATCGACGCCGTCAAGCGGGATCGACCCGACGTCGTCCTCATGGACATCGACATGCCGAAGCTCGATGGCATCGAGGCGACGAGGCGGATCATGCAGATGTCGGACCCGCCCGAGGTCATTGTCATCACCGCACTCGATCACGACGATCAGTCACTGCGTGCCGGCGCCGCCGGGGCGAGCGGCTTCCTCCTCAAGTCGGAGGACCCCCAGCGCCTGGCCGCCGCCATCGAGGACGTCTTCCGTGGCAACGGTGCGCTCTCGCCGCGGATTGCCAAACAGATGCTGATCAGCCTCGGGCGGGCCTCCGCCAACTCTGCCGTTCGCGAGGCTCGCCAGTTGTGCGCCCAGCTGACCGAGCGTGAGCAGGATGTGGCTGGCCTCGTTGCCGAGGGTCTCGGCAACCGGGAAATCGGCGAGCGTCTTTTCCTGTCCGAATCGACGGTCAAGACGCACCTATCCGGCATTCAGCAGAAGTTCGGGGTCGACAACCGCGTGCTCGTCGCCGTCACCTTCACCCTCGCGCGGCTCGCCTGACGGGCGAGGCGCTCGCGGTCCTCTCGCTATTCGGTGTCGTCCGTCGATCTGTGCCGGTCGCGCCTGCTCTCCTCGATCCTGCGCTCGAGGTGCCAGCGCGTGATCTGGGCGAGCAGCCATCCCGTATCGCTGTAGGCACCTACATACCTGCCCGAGACTTTCTCGACCCAGGCGCCGTCCTCGCTGCCGTAGATCGTGTAGACCCAGGCCTCCTCGTCGTGGCTGAAGACGAATGCCGAGGACGACTCGGTGGTGTGGATGAGAGAGAACTCCATCCCCCGCTCATCTGCCTCTCGCCACAGGTCCGGGAATCGCAGCCAATATTTTTCTATGGCCCTCGGAAAAGCGAGGAACTCACCATCGAAACCAAGAAACGTGTCCATTGACCTCCTGAAATGGTCCCTCCATCCTAGTGGCGGCGCCTGGCAGAAAATGGCGGGGAATGGCCGCTTGCACGGCATGAGGGCGCAGTCATGACGAACCTCGCGGTGTTCCAGCGACGCCTGAAACCATGTGCGAACATGAGGGCATGATTCCGTTCTCACCGTCACCTGACCGCTACAACGAGATCCCGTTCCGGCCCTGCGGGGAATCGGGCCTGCAGCTGCCCGCCATCGCCCTCGGCCTCTGGCACAACTTCGGCGATGATCGCCCGTTCCAGACTCAGCGCGATATCGTCCGCCGCGCCTTCGATCTGGGCGTATTCCACTTCGATCTCGCCAACAACTACGGCCCGCCCGCGGGCAGTGCCGAGGAGAACTTCGGCCGGATCCTCCAGAAGGACCTCCTGCCGTTCCGGCACGAGCTCATCCTCTCGACGAAGGCCGGCTGGAACATGTGGGAGGGGCCGCACGGCTTCGGCGGCTCCCGCAAGTACCTCCTCACGTCCCTCGATGAGTCCCTCAAGCGGCTCGGCACCGACCACGTCGATATCTTCTACCACCACCGGCCCGACCCGGATACGCCGGTCGAGGAGTCGATGCTGGCGCTCCACCACGCCGTGACGTCTGGCAGGGCGCTCTACGCCGGCATCTCCTCCTACTCGGCCGAGGCGACGAAGGAGGCCGCCGCGATCATGCGCGATCTCGGCACCCCGCTCGTCATTCACCAGCCCTCCTATTCGATGCTCAACCGGTGGATCGAAGAGGGCAGTCCGTCCCTCCTCGAGGCGGCGGCGGATGAGGGGATGGGAGTCATCGGGTTCTCGGCGCTCGCCCAGGGCCTGCTCACCGAGAAATACCTCGATGGTGTCCCCGAGGATTCACGGCTCGCGTCCGGCAAGGTCAGCAGGAAGTTCTTCACCGACGAGGTCCTCGGCCATGTCCGCGCCCTCACCGACATCGCCGATGGTCGCGGGCAGACCCTGGCTCAGATGGCGATCGCCTGGGTCCTCCGGGACCAGGGGAGGGCGTCGCTGACGACCGCCCTCATCGGCGCCTCCTCGGTCGGCCAGCTCGAGGACTCCGTCAAGGCCGTTGAGAACCTCGACTTCACGGATGAGGAGCTCGCCGCCATTGACGAGCATGCCGTCGAGTCCGGCATCAACCAGTGGTGGGGCGCCACCGCGTCGCGTTAGAGAATCGGGGTTGGCCGGCGGTTCCGGCCAACCCCTCCTACATGAGCGCCCTCAGTCCCGCCATCGCGTCCCCCGGCCCGTCCGTGGCCTCGATAGTGGTGGCGCCGAGCCAGCCCGCGAGCCGCTGAATCTCGCCCGCCAGCGCCCGGTCCGTTTCAAGACCCTTGCCGTTCGGCTCATACCAGGCTCCCTGCACGAGGAGTCTCGAGCCCTTCCGATCGAGTGATAGGTCCACTCGCGCGGGGATCGTCCCGTTGTGGAGGAGCGGCAGCGAGTAGTAGCCGCGGGTCCGCTTCGGGGCGGGCGTGTAGATCCCGATCCGGTAGTCGAGGTCGAAGAGTGCGTGGGCGCGCCTGCGCTCGAAGATGAGGGGGTCGAAGGGCGAGAGGAGGGTCGTGCCGTGCACCGCACGGGGGATCCTCGCCCCCGCATCCATGACCGCGTCCTTCATCCCCTCCACCTCGACCGGGACTGCCCGTCCCTCGGCGACCAGGTCGGCCAGGACGGGACGCACCTTCCCGATCGGCAGGCGAAAGAAGTCGGCGATTCCCGCAGGAGTGCCGATCCCGACCTTCGTCAGGGAGATCTCGGTGAGCTCGCGGATCGCAGTCTCCCGATCCGGCGGTTCGCCCGCCGCGCTCGCCGGAAGCATCCGCTCGCGGGCGCCGTAGATCCGGTGGAAGTGGTGGGTTCGGCCAGCGCTTGCGAGGATGTCGTGATCGAAGAGGTTCTCGAGCATGACCTTGACGGCGCTCCGCGACCAGTCGAACCCGGTGGCGAGGCCGACGAGGTCCGCCTCCTCGGGGGTGAGGTCCTGCGTCGCGAGCCAGGCGCCGACCTGCTGGGCGGTCGCGGTCCTCGTCCTCAGGTGGGCGGTGATCCGCTGCGCGAGCCGGTCGGCGCCGGGATGATCCTCGATGCCATCGCCCGACCAGCGCCGCCGGAAGCCGGCAAGCAGCCGGTGGGTGCCGGGCGGAACGAAGCAGGCCTCATGGCCCCACTGCTCGAAGACGAGGCGGGGAGGCTTCGAGCCGGCCTCGTCGAGGAGGCTCGTCTCGTAGGGTCCGTGCCGTGAATAGAGGGGGAGATAGTGGGCACGGACGAGGACGTTGACCGTGTCGATCTGCAGCACCCCCATCTTCCGCACCATGGCGGCGATGTCGGCGCGGGTGACCGCCGGGGTCTGGCGGTCGAGGCGCTGAGCGCGCACGGCAAGATTGCGGGCCTGTGTCTGGCTGAGTCGGCGCATGGATCCCTTTCCTCCGGAGTCCACGCTAGCGGGTGCGGCCTGTCTGTGCGCCGTTGACGCGTCAGTCCTTCGGCGACTCCGCCGAGAGCGGGCTGTCGGCCGATTCCGCGGCAGGAGCGTCGCCGCGCGCGGCCTTCTTGGCCCTGCGGCGCTTCGCGAACGGGTTGGACAGGCCGTAGCTGCGACGTGTCGACGTCCTCGGGAAGTGCCAGATCTTGTTCCGCTCGAGGCGCGGCGGCTGGTTCTCCTGGTAGTCGAAGACGGGCAGGCTCCACTTGAAGTAGATGGCGAGGATGCGGACGAAGAAGACGGTGAGAAGGGTCGTGATGACGGTGATGTCCTCGGAGATGCCGAGTTCCTTGAAGCCGAGGTAGACGATGACGCCGAGCGGGACGACGGAGGCGTACAGCTCCTTGTGGAAGACGAGCGGGATCCGGTTGCAGAGGAGGTCGCGGAGGATGCCGCCCATGACGCCGGTGATGAGGCCGGCGACGAGTGCGACGACGAAGCCGTATCCCATCTCGAGCGCAATGCGGATGCCGAACACCGTGAAGACGGCCAGGCCCACCGAGTCGAGGACGAGGAAGAGGACTCGGAAGTACTTCATGAGGGGCGAGGTGAGGACGGTGATGATCGCCGCGACCGTGACGATGACGAGATAGTGCGGGTTCTCGACCCACACGAGGGGGTAATGCCCGAGCAGCATGTCGCGCACCGAGCCGCCGCCGAGCGCCGTCACGCAGGCGACCATCGTGACGCCGAACATGTCCATCTTCTGTCGGCCCGCCGCGAGGGCGCCGGTCATCGCCTCGGCGGTGATTCCAATGATGAAGAGGACAGTGAGCAGCATGCGATCCCTGAAGATGAAAGGAGAGGACCGTCGATGGGCGGCCCTATCCAGTGTATGGAGCGCAGGGGCGCGCTTCCAGAGATGCGGAGCACGCTGACGGCGCTGCCGGGGGCCGCCGACCTGCGGCGTTCCGGCGGCTCGTATCCTTCGTGCCCTGCCTTGCCCTGTCCGCATACGCCCTGGCAGTGGGAGAGCGACATAGTTCAAGTCCGACATGTCGGACAGTGAGATTGCTTGCTCGTGCGGGTGGATGTTGATACCTTCACAGCATCGCTCATCTGCGATCAATCGAACTCGAGGACAAACTATGGTGTCATTCCTCCGCATCCACGCCGCTGCTGCCGCTGAGCAGGCCGCGTGTATGTGTTGTTCGATCTGCTGCCGAATGATCTGACAGCTCGACCGCGCTCCTGAGAGCGCCGGATCTTCGGCCCAGCTGTTCACGCTGGGGCCGACCTGTGCCCGCGTGACGCCTGCCGTGACGGCGCTTCTCTCTGCCCTCTGAGGGCTCAACGACGGCTCATCCATGGCCTCGCCCTACCCAAAAACACCCAAAGAAGAGAGAACTATGCTCATCTCCGGCCTCATCCTCGGCCTTATCCTCGGATTCATCTTCCAACGCGGACGCTTCTGCGTGACCGGCGCCTTCCGTGATGTGTGGATCAGCGGATCGACCCGCTGGCTCACAGCCTTCCTCGTTGCGATCGCCATCCAGGCCGTCCTCGTCAACGCGATGATCGCGGGCGGTCTCATCAGCCCCGGCATCCCCACCCTTGCGCTCGCGGCCGTCGTCGGCGGCTCGTTCCTGTTCGGCCTCGGCATCGTCCTCGCGGGCGGATGCGCGACGGGCACGTACTACCGCTCCGGCGAGGGCCTCATCGGCTCGTGGATCGCGCTCGGCTTCTACGCCTTCACGGCCGCGGTCATGAAGTACGGCTTCGGCGCCGATTTCACGGCGAGCCAGCGCAATGAGACGCAGGATGCGACGACGATCCATGGGACGCTCGGCGTCTCGGTCTGGGTCCTCGTCCTTGGCTTTGTCGCCCTCGTCGGCTACCTCCTCATCAACCAGGCACGCCGCGCCAGGACCCCGCTCGCGACACTGCCGCCGACGAGGACCGGACTCGCGCACGTCCTCTTCGAGAAGAAGTGGACACCGAACTTCACGGCGGTTCTCCTCGGACTCTTCGCCGCGCTCGCCTACCCGCTGTCGCAGGCGACGGGCCGGAACGCCGGCCTCGGCATCACCACCCCGTCGGCGAACATCGTCCAGTTCCTCATGACAGGCGACGGGGCACTCATCGACTGGGGCGTCCTCTTCGTCCTCGGCCTCATCCCCGGCTCCTACATCGCCGCGAAGGCCTCAGGGGAGTTCAGGCTCCGTGCGCCGGACGCGCGGACGACGGTGCGCGCCACCTACGGTGGCATCCTCATGGGGGTCGGCGCCTCCCTCGCCGGCGGCTGCACGATCGGCAACTCGCTCGTCCAGACCGCGCTCTTCTCCTGGCAGGGCTGGATCGCGCTCCTCTTCACCTTCCTCGGGGTCGGTGCCGGAGTGAAGCTGTTCATCAGCACTCACCGCCGCCCCGGAGCAGAGGCGGTCGCCATCTCCTCCGCCACCGTCTGACCCCATCCCTCCACATCAGAACGCACCCACACCAACCCAGCAGCACGCTGAAAGAGAGACAGACCATGGGATTCCTCAAACTGCCGAAGCCGATTCCGCCCGCGCCCGCCCCGATCGAGACAGGGCCGGGGGTGAAGTACCTCCTCGACACGCTCGGCCAGGTGTGCCCCTTCCCCCTCGTCGAGGCGAAGAGGGCCATCACACCCCTCAAGAGCGGCGACGAGCTGCAGATCGACTTCGACTGCACCCAGGCGACCGACTCCATCCCCGCGTGGGCGGCCGATAACGGGCACGAGGTGACCGACTTCCGCCAGCTCGACGAGGCCTCCTGGACCATCACGGTCAAGAAGGCGTAGCGTATCGAGGCAGGGGCGGGCGGCCGAATGGCCGCCCGCCCCTGCCTCCTGCCGCCGCTCAACATCACATGTGGGGTGGGTTACCCAGCTGAGAGCGAAGCCCGTAGTCGGGCTAGGGTCTTTTGTGTAACTTTGAGTGATTACACATCGAGCAGAGCGAGCCGGCGGGTCCAGGCCAGTCGGGTTGCGTGAAGTGAGCATGCACCTACCTGATTCGAACGACGTCAACGTCGAGATCGCGCCGGCGGCAGAATCTGCCCTCGGCGGCGAGCCGTCCCTTCGCCACCTTCTCCGTTCGCCCGCGCATGGCGGGCTCGGCAGCGCCCACGGCAAGGCCATCCTCATGGGCGAGCATTCGGTCGTCTACGGGGCCCCCGCCATCGCCCTCCCGCTCGTCGACCTCCAGACGACGGCGAGCGTCCGCGAGGCGGACCACGGGTCGATCAGCTCCGATCTCTACACGGGCCCCCTCGAGGGCGCGCCCGCGAGACTCCAGCCCGTCATCACCGCCCTCCGCGCCACGGTCGACCGCGTCGGCCTCAGCTTCGACAGCTTCGAGATCGTCATCTCCTCGACCATCCCGCTCGAGCGCGGGCTCGGCTCCTCCGCTGCCGTGGCCGCCGCCATGGTGCGGGCCGTGAGCAATGCCGCCGGTGTAGCACTTTCCCCCGAGGAGACCTTCGAGCTCGTCCAGGTTGCCGAGCATGTCGCCCACGGCACGTCCTCGGGCCTCGATGCTCATGCCGTCCGCTCGCTCTCGCCGCTCCGCTTCCAGGCGGGCATCCCCACCCCGGTGCGGGTGGGTGCACCCATGGCCTTCGTCATCGCCGACTCCGGCACCTCCGGCTCCACCTCGGCCGCCGTCGGCGGTGTGCGGATGCTCAGGAAGACCCGGCCCGCCCTCGTCGAGGGGATCATCGAGTCCCTCGCCGGCCTTGCCGAGTCCGCCATCGCCGCACTCGGTGCGGGAGATGCCAATGCACTCGGTGCAACCATGCTCTCCGGCCACGAGCACCTCGCCCGACTCGGCGTCTCCGCCCCCGCGCTCGATGCCCTCGTGGCCGCCGCCGCGGACGGCGGCGCCTACGGCGCGAAGCTGACCGGCTCGGGGCTGGGGGGATGCGTGCTCGCGCTCGTCGATCCGGATCAAGCCGATGCCGTCAGCGACGCGATGATGGCGGCCGGCGCCGCCCAGACACTGAGGACGACCCTTCCGGGCGGACAGAAGGAGACTGCGTGACCACTGCTCGTGCCTACCCGAACATTGCCCTCGTCAAGTACTGGGGCAAGGCCGACGAGACCCTCATCCTGCCCGCTGCCGGGTCGCTGTCGATGACACTTGACGATTATCCGACGACGACGACGGTCACCCTCGACGACGGGGAGGACGAATTCCGGCTCAACGGCGAGGAGCAGCTCGGCCGGTCGGCCGACCGCGTGACCGCCTTCCTCGAGCTCGTCCGCGGCCACGCCCGCGTCGCGGGCCTCGACACGGCCCACTACTCGGCCCGCGTCGTCTCCGTCAATGAGGGCCCGACGGCGGCCGGCATGGCCTCCTCCGCCTCCGGCTTCGCCGCGCTCGCGGTCGCCGCCAGCGCCGCCTACGGGCTCGACCTCGACACGAAGGAGCTCAGCCGGCTCGCCCGTCGCGGATCGGGTTCCGCCAGCCGTTCCCTCATCGACCGCTTCGCCGTGTGGCACGCCGGGGACGATGAGGATTCCTTCGCCGAGCAGATCGATGCTCCGGACATGGCGATGATCTCCGTGCCGGTCTCGACCGGTAAGAAGGCCGTCTCCTCAAGGAACGGCATGGTCGCCACCCAGGAGACGTCCCCGTTCTATGACGCGTGGGTGTCCTCGACGGAGGTCACGCTGCGCGAGATGATCGCCGCCTGCGCGGCGGGCGACGTCACGAGGATCGGCGAGCTGTCTGAGAACCACGCGATTCGGATGCACGCGGTCATCGCCGCCTCCCAGCCCTCGATCCGCTACCTCACCCCCGCGTCAATCGCGGTCTTCGATGAGATCGCCGCCCTTCGGGCCGAGGGCATCGAAGCCTATGCGACGGCGGATGCGGGGCCGAACGTCTTCGCGATCACGCGCCCCGAGCTCGCAGAGACCGTCTCGGCCAGGCTCGCGCCGCTCGCGACCGGTGAGGCCAAGATCCTCGGGCCCGGCCCCGGTGCCCGCCTGATCGGGGACGGCGAGTGATCACAACCCGCGCCCCGGGCAAGCTCTACATCGCCGGCGAGTACGCCGTGGTCGAGCCCGGGCATCCCGCCATCCTCGTCGCCGTCGACCGCCACATCACGGTCACCCTCACAGAGTCCGACGGCGTGGGGTGCATCGCCTCCTCCGGCAGGCGCACGGTCACGTGGCACCGCGAGGCGGACGGCACCATGGTGATGAAGCGCCACAGCTACGTCACCCGCGCCATCGAGGTTGTCGACCGGCTGCGTGCCGAGCGCGGGATCCCACCGCTCACCTTCGATCTCACGATCGACTCGGAGCTCGAGGAGGGCGGGCGGAAGCTCGGCCTCGGCTCCTCCGCCGCTGTCGTCGTCGCCGTCATCGAGGCGGTGACCGAGCTGTATGGTCTCGGGCTGTCCCCGATCGACCGCATCAAGCTCGCGATCCTCGCGACCGTCGCGCGGTCACCGCGTGCCTCTGGCGGCGACATCGCCGCCTCGACCCTCGGCGGCTGGATCCTCTACCGCTCGCCCGACCGCGCCGTGCTCGCACGTGAGCGGACGGTGACGGCGGCGATGGAGTCCGCCGGCTGGCAGGGATTCGACGTGCGCGCCCTTCCGGCGCCGACCCTTGACCTCATGGTCGGCTGGACCGGCACCCCGGCCTCGACACAGTCCCTCGTCGACGCGGTCGAGCAGGCGGGACCTGCCGACTTCGACGCGTTCCTCGCCGACTCTGACCGAATCGTCCACTCGCTCGCCGGCGCACTCGAGTCTGGGGATCACGCCGGCGTGCAGAGCGCCGTGCGTGAGGCTCGTCAGAACCTGGCTCGGCTCCAGGAGTCAACCGGCATTGCCATCGAGACCGATCGCCTCGCAGCGCTGTGCGACATCGCGGTGGCCCACGGCGCCGCCGCGAAGCCGTCCGGCGCGGGTGGCGGTGACTGCGGCATCGCCCTCGGCACCTTCGATCGGGGTCTGCTGTCGGAGTGGGAGTCCGCGGGCATCGTGCCGCTGGATCTGCATGTACAGGAGGGAGCCGCATGAGCGCGGACCGCAAGGACGACCACATCCGCCTCGCCGCGGGGCAGCAGGATGATCCTGTGCGCCGCCGCGGCTATGACGACGTCGAGATCATCCACCATGCCCTGGCCGGGATCGACCGCGATCGCGTCGACCTCAGCGTGGCCGTGGGCCCGTGGACCTTCCCGGCACCGTTCTACATCAACGGGATGACGGGCGGGACGGACACGGCGCTCGCGATCAACCGCGCTCTCGCCGCGGCCGCGGCCCGCACGGGTATCCCCATGGCCTCCGGCTCGGTCGGCATCGCCCTCGACCACCCCGAGGCGGCGAGCAGCTTCACCG
This is a stretch of genomic DNA from Flaviflexus salsibiostraticola. It encodes these proteins:
- a CDS encoding YeeE/YedE family protein, coding for MLISGLILGLILGFIFQRGRFCVTGAFRDVWISGSTRWLTAFLVAIAIQAVLVNAMIAGGLISPGIPTLALAAVVGGSFLFGLGIVLAGGCATGTYYRSGEGLIGSWIALGFYAFTAAVMKYGFGADFTASQRNETQDATTIHGTLGVSVWVLVLGFVALVGYLLINQARRARTPLATLPPTRTGLAHVLFEKKWTPNFTAVLLGLFAALAYPLSQATGRNAGLGITTPSANIVQFLMTGDGALIDWGVLFVLGLIPGSYIAAKASGEFRLRAPDARTTVRATYGGILMGVGASLAGGCTIGNSLVQTALFSWQGWIALLFTFLGVGAGVKLFISTHRRPGAEAVAISSATV
- a CDS encoding sulfurtransferase TusA family protein, with protein sequence MGFLKLPKPIPPAPAPIETGPGVKYLLDTLGQVCPFPLVEAKRAITPLKSGDELQIDFDCTQATDSIPAWAADNGHEVTDFRQLDEASWTITVKKA
- the mvk gene encoding mevalonate kinase, which gives rise to MHLPDSNDVNVEIAPAAESALGGEPSLRHLLRSPAHGGLGSAHGKAILMGEHSVVYGAPAIALPLVDLQTTASVREADHGSISSDLYTGPLEGAPARLQPVITALRATVDRVGLSFDSFEIVISSTIPLERGLGSSAAVAAAMVRAVSNAAGVALSPEETFELVQVAEHVAHGTSSGLDAHAVRSLSPLRFQAGIPTPVRVGAPMAFVIADSGTSGSTSAAVGGVRMLRKTRPALVEGIIESLAGLAESAIAALGAGDANALGATMLSGHEHLARLGVSAPALDALVAAAADGGAYGAKLTGSGLGGCVLALVDPDQADAVSDAMMAAGAAQTLRTTLPGGQKETA
- the mvaD gene encoding diphosphomevalonate decarboxylase; the encoded protein is MTTARAYPNIALVKYWGKADETLILPAAGSLSMTLDDYPTTTTVTLDDGEDEFRLNGEEQLGRSADRVTAFLELVRGHARVAGLDTAHYSARVVSVNEGPTAAGMASSASGFAALAVAASAAYGLDLDTKELSRLARRGSGSASRSLIDRFAVWHAGDDEDSFAEQIDAPDMAMISVPVSTGKKAVSSRNGMVATQETSPFYDAWVSSTEVTLREMIAACAAGDVTRIGELSENHAIRMHAVIAASQPSIRYLTPASIAVFDEIAALRAEGIEAYATADAGPNVFAITRPELAETVSARLAPLATGEAKILGPGPGARLIGDGE
- a CDS encoding phosphomevalonate kinase; the protein is MITTRAPGKLYIAGEYAVVEPGHPAILVAVDRHITVTLTESDGVGCIASSGRRTVTWHREADGTMVMKRHSYVTRAIEVVDRLRAERGIPPLTFDLTIDSELEEGGRKLGLGSSAAVVVAVIEAVTELYGLGLSPIDRIKLAILATVARSPRASGGDIAASTLGGWILYRSPDRAVLARERTVTAAMESAGWQGFDVRALPAPTLDLMVGWTGTPASTQSLVDAVEQAGPADFDAFLADSDRIVHSLAGALESGDHAGVQSAVREARQNLARLQESTGIAIETDRLAALCDIAVAHGAAAKPSGAGGGDCGIALGTFDRGLLSEWESAGIVPLDLHVQEGAA